The segment TAAAATAAGTATAGCCCGGTCCTCAGCACATTTTGGGGAGTTTCTTGGATGATAGTTGCAGTGAACTCACTCAGAAGTTTCTCCTTTCCAGAGATGCTGTCCAACCCCAGGCTCTTACCTCTTGAGGGGACTTCGAATGTCATGATGAAGCAGAACGTGAGCCTCTCCTGCCACGTGGACTCTGGATCTCCACCTGTCAGATACACATTGTTTAAACACAATAAGAAGGTATCCACTTTAAACAGGCCAGACTTGACCCCCGGTTTGTTTAACTTGACTATCAACTCTGAGAGTGATGTGGGTGAATACAAATGCAAAGCTGAGAATAACATCACCAATGGCGGAAAATACAGCAACAGTCTCAGGTTCACCCTTATAGGTATGTCTTGCTGTACACCTTCTCAGCGTGTTTTATTTTAGGGGCACATAAGCCATGCAACGCACAAGTCAGGAGTGTGATTGCAGCAGGTACTGTTTTGAACTGCAGTGTGTGCCTGCGCTGGCTCCAGAGCTGAACTTTCCTGCAAACAGCTATTTTTACCGTAGGAGTCAGCAGGCAGGTCTATTCTGATCTGGCTCACTGAACCGTCCATCCTTGATGCCCATTCTCATTTGCCAATGTTGCCGCTTAACTCTGAGTCTTGCTTTCGAGCTTGTCCCATACACAGTGATGCagccttttcagttttctttccacaGAGCCAATTTCCAAACCGGTGCTGAGCTCGCTCACCTCTCAAGCAAAGAAAGGCCAGAATGTGACCCTGTCTTGTCTCTCAGTGAACGGCTCTCTTCCTATCACATACATattcttcaaaggaaaaagaagcatcTCTCAGCCAGTGAAGATGCAGAAGAGGGAAGCAGCTATGATTTTTCTATTTATCAATTCCTCTAGTGACTTTGGAACTTATAAATGCAGAGCTGAAAATAGCTTTCgcaataatacaaaatacagcaACAGTTTCAACTTTACATTAGCAGGTATGCATGCATGAAACAATTTACCACTGTCAATAAACAGGGACTGCACAAAATTTAGACTGTTGTAACAATGCAAGTTTTTTAGCTGGAAATTTTGTGCCTGTAATATAatgtttaaaagatttttttttttacaactaaAAAATAACCCCCTAGTTTTTAAAATTGATGCAAACAGGTAGAATTCCGTGAAGCCTAGATAGTGGTAGAAGTTGAACTAACCATGAAGGCTGATTATAAAAGATCCACTTTTACAAGACACCCCTGGTGTACCTTGTGGAGGgtctcatttcatttttctctctggtCCTGTGAAATGGAGAATCTACCAGCGCCAGCAAACtcccttcctcctgctgtgTGCGTGCGACGTGGCCTCTCCTGAGGAGTTACATCAACCACAGTTAATCCAACAGCTGAAAGAAATGCACAGTCTTGATTTTAACTTACGGAAAATACTTAGAATATGAATCAACATTTCATTgcataaacattttctttttcttcttggcaGAAGAGAGACGCCATTCTCAGCCCCTGATAATTTCTCTTGTGCTGATCTTGCTACTGTTCGTAATAGGATTTGCTCTGGCAATTCCATTTTTCATAATTCCTTCATATAAAGCAAGTGAGTTGAATGTTTGCTTCACTTTCCAGAGGTGCTCATTTATGTTGTCAGTATATTTTAGTGTGTAAACATGATGTTACAAGTAGAGTTACACTCTTGGTATTTTAGGATGCTGTCAAGTCTCCTCTTAAGCAGCATAGCCTACTTAACAAGACACTGACAAGGCAAAACCATCGAGTTATGGTTTAGATGGCAGGTCTGGGATGGGAGATGCAAAACAACATCTAATTTAATACACATAAATGTTGGAAGGAATTGGACCTCATTGTTCTTAGTTAAGAAAggaaattctatttttaaatggcCTTggttaagaaataatttttgtcaTGATAATAACATTATATCTGAGATCTTCAAATATTCAAAAAATATCATGGAGCTGGTTATTTCACTGTAATAAAAAATGATATACGTATATAGgcatgtttcttcttcttttacaATTTGCAGAAAAATTTAAGTCTACTAGGCCCTCAGCTGGCCTTACTTCAACTATGAATGCAGAAGAGGCCGAAGATGATGTCATATACGCAGAGATCGGTAAGTTCGTGTTACTCCCCATGCAGTCATGAAACTTGTTTGTGGGAGTTTGGCTGAAGAATGCTTTGTACTATGTGTAATACGGGCAAATTTCTGCAGGTACTACAAAAGCAGCAGAGTGGACACTTCATACCACTCTGTACATGAACAACTACTCCTACTGACTGTGCCTGGCAGGGTGTTATTTGAAGCCCCCCAGGATCCAGATCCAAATTTGGCACTACCTGTCAGCCATGCAGCCAAAGCTGCAACTGCTTAAATGAACTGAAGTTCCATACAAGAATCTACTGtaaacagaagtaaaatgagGAGATGTGTTTGAAAACTCATGGTGAGGATTGGAGTGGCCagtacagagaaaaagaaaagacagcaAGTAGATCAGAGGTGCAACACCCATTTACTAAGAGCCAGAAGTGGGCCATATGCAAGttgcagtaaaataaaactGGCATAGTTCCTGTGTTCTGTTCAAAGTTGTTCAGTACACAAGAGTTCTTTATTCCATGTTTCTTAGCTTCGCAAGACTGAGTTCAAACTGAAATTGTGAAGCAATGCTAGACAACAAAACAACTGACTTATGTTAAGGCACTGTACTATTTCAGtcgcagcagcacagcagattTATATTCAGTATGGAATCCCACTGCTTTATTtcaagattattaaaaaaaaaaatctggttggTCTTGTAATTAACTGCAGCTCATCTTTAATCTAGAGCCTGTTAAACCAGAAGAAGAATATATCAACATTTCTGTTATTAgaagagaagatgaagaagGTAAAAAATTCAAGCTCTAATATTGGAATCTCTGATACACACCAATATGTTTGGGGGGGATTTTGCTGGGGGGAGGCAGGGTGTAGACAGCAGTTACATGCTAAAACAGCTTactacaaagaaattaaaataactttgaaacttttttgatggggaaaaaagcaaacaaaaccccccaaataaaaatattatcaaCATACGATGACCCAAAAATTCAAAAGCCTCATTATGAAACCGTGCAGGAGATGTTATTAGTGACCAGGTTACTGATGGTATATTAATTCTTCTGTTGTGTATCtgtaacaaaataaatgaataatgaaTGATGTTATTCTGGTATTTAGCAGAGAAGAGGACATGTGCTACAGTCTATTCAAAGGCCCTCATCAGAGACTGAGTACCAGGTAAGATGCCTTTTGTAATTAACTTAATCATGTATTTTTATAGAATCTTTCAGTCCTCAGATGTGACAAGTATCATGAAATCTGCACAGAAAGAGATGGTGTTTTGATTCTAGTTTCCTAGCAGACAGGCAATATTGCTCGTTTTCTACTAGCAAGCAAAATCCCCAAGTCATAATCTCTATGGATTtcaatttaaaagcagaatgGATAAAACCTGGAATTAACAAAGACCCAAATAGCAACCCCATGGGACAAACAACAGCTTATTGCTCACATAGCTctataaaaaaccaaaactaaacaaaacaacaccatcACTGTCAGGTAAGATCCTGCTGCACACAATATATAGTCTGGCATTATATGCATCTGATGAATAAACAGAAAGGCATAATTGACGTAAAGCTTTCACCCAGACCCGAGCTCCTCTACGTTTAACAATTCTCCTGAAACAGAAACTGGGTTGTATGCAGACATCGGATAAACAAAAGGCTGTAAGtcaagtattaaaataaaagtgtcCCTAGTGTGTTGTCCTCTTAGGCACACACTAGTTTaccatttatttcttctatttcctcTGTTACACTTGATAACgtatttctgatttttacaTTTATCAAGTGCAAGATGAAGTAGCTTAAATATTGAAGAACTGAGGCCACGTGATTCAAACACTTTCCTACAAACAGATAGTAGAAAGATACTTACTGATGCTATTAAAACATTTAAGACAGGAAAGTATTTTACATAAAACACCATTTTCCAACAGATACCTTAATTGTGTCAGCAATACACAGATGAAAGATAAATTTTTAGGTTAGGATGGAATATTCTCAGTAAGACAGTAAAACTGAAGACATGAAAGCAGTTATGGTTTGCCCTGCTAATGGGGAACAAGTTCATCCCTTCCCTTTTCAAGGTAACCTGGAAGACCTACACGGTCTAGATTTGACACAAAACAGATGCACCACCAACTTTCACCAGAACTGTTTGCAGAGAAACCAGAGTCCGTGACGCCATCGAAGCCAGTCCAGGCACAGATATTTAAGAAATCTATTTTATTCAATGAATTTAAATTTACACATTTTTGGCTGCTGTTACATACTTAGATAAAAAGTCCTTCAGCCTAGAAATGTGCATCATTTCCTTCATCGTGGTGTCTCTGCTCCTCAGCTGGACCACTCCATTCTCCAGAGTGGCATCAGTTATCAAGACCGTGAAGAGAACACTCATCTCATCGTACCTGCGAAGAAAAGAGCACACCTGCTACTGCTTTTGGTGTACGAAAAATTCAGATAGGTTATGTACAAATGACCATAAGCTGTAAATCTTTAGTTTTGCTATACTGTGCTAAGCCCTGTGTGAAAACACCAGTTTCCTTGTTGCCCTTCCTTGCTTTCCTGACTACACATCTTCAAATTATTTAGTTACTTTATTACATAACAAGAACGTTATTTAGTGACCTGTTACAAGAGTATTTTTGTAGAAGCAGACTACATTGTTCTTCTGTTACTTAACAGCCAGACTTACTCTGAAGACTACTGCACATCAACAAATggctgtatttcttttctctcagggaaaaaatattcatcaaTATGCTCAAGATCCATCAACATGAGTAGCAATCTGCTCCAAATTCACTCTTGATCAACAGCTCATAGATAAAGCCCTCGCTGGAACAGCAGTTTCTATCTCCACAAATAATTCCATCACATACACTTATTTACGGTAATCATTCCAGGCTTGACAAACTTTTAGCTCAAGACTAGACACAGTACTTTGCTTCATTTTAGAAATTAACTATCCGACATTGCTCtttgtaataaaattaattgaatCCAAGTTTATAATTCGGGATATGTGCCTTCAGTCATGCGGTTACTGCACTCGATGACTTTTTATTGGAAATGGGCATATTTTCACTACTccacagaaagtattttttcaccATCACAGTTTAATGGATTTAAGACTGTTTCTCCTTACTTTGAATAAAGCTGTTCCAGAGATACATGCACTGTTTCAAGATAACCCGGCCATacagaaattttgttttctgacagtTCATTGAACAATCCTTGACAAACCTGTGTTTAAAACCAAAAGTTAAATGAATTTGAGGGCTTGGAATCATATACAAAGAAACCATTAAAACTCTAGTATGTGTGGTATTCGCATTCCTAGCTGGTATTAATTTTTCTGGGTGAAATAATCTCAAAGTAGAAAGCAGCCCGGCAATTAAATCtccatttctatttaaaaacatgCAACATAAGCTTCCTCCCTTTTGTGGGGATTGGCTTAATGACTGACTTAAATAAAAACTTATAAAAAATCCTTCTGAAGACATGACCCACACATTAAGATAATTCTGAAAGATTAACAAGTTGAGAGggattttgttatttatttttcttaattttgcatGGAACAAATAATCAGCTCTATTAACAGTACTAAAAGCAGCGTGTTAATGCGAGGGAGGCACCTACAACCTGCTGTTTGCAGTGACTCTCGAGCTGCACAGGTAAAGCACCTGAAACATGTACAACCTCAGAGAATCAAAGTACAGTACGATTCTCCCAAATGGAAACAGTGTCCGAGTTATAAAAACGAAAATAGTTTCTTACAACGTACCTGTCTCATCTCCGTTGTTGGACCTTTACCTACATCCAGGGCCACTTTGAGAGGTGCTAAACAAGGATGAAGCTTAAGTACCTAACAATTTTACAAAAAGCAACAGATTACTAAACATATTTAGTATGCAATTCTAAACAGACCTAggaaacattaatttttctcaCAGAGGCAGTCCCATGGCTGCACCTGCTGGGGAAGGGAACAGTGATGGCCATGTGGAAAAAGGAGATATTTCTGTGCTTAAATTTCACGTGTTGTCTGTGGGTTTTGTACTTAGACCTGGCCCTGCCCTCCATCCTCCCTCACACTTTCTACAGAAAGTTACCTTTCTCTGTgaatctttctttttagttaaCGGATTCTCAGCTAGCTGTAGAGAATCAAAGAGGTATGCTAGTGCTCCTCGGTCCAGGTTTCCACTCACAGACAGAACGTGGGGAATAACATTCTTCCTCCCATCTCGGCcctggagagaaagaaacacacccACAAAGGGACACCTCAAACAGTGCCCCAAAGGGCCTCTTGTTCACCTTAAATGTATAGCGAGGCACTGAGCGCAACCACACTTACAGCATTTAGAATACATTCagacatatattttaaaaagttaccaACAATTGCAAACATGTAACAATAACTAGCCAAGATTGTAACACTGGGGAAATCAGAAGATCAGAGCAGGATGTGATTATTTTCTTGTCCTGCCTCTCTGATCATAAATGTATATCTATGACCAATAGACTTGAAAGCCATTTACAGCATTTATAATCCATTAATCCACATATACGGAACTGGACAAGCTACAGAAAAATGTACAGTTTGTGATGTGAATTTAACACTGCAAAACACAGACTGAGTTTGTCTTGGCATCTGCTCACAGATAACAGACAACAGCTGTCTTGTCAATATAGCTCATTTCTCATTTCAAAGAATTAActcattgcaaaaaaaacccaaaatattattttatctgcttttgaaaatgaaggTCTGACTGCAGAGTATCAATTGTATTGCTTTTacaacaaaagaataaaaagatagTCACATGCTGAGCAAGTGGACCAGCAAAGAAACCACTTCTCTCACACACTGTCATCTTCATCAGAAAAGGTTTTGATATAGTAAAGCTTACAAGCAATTTTGAATTATCCCCTGGATACATCAGTAACAGTTCAGTATCACCAAGGTTCTTCAAAGTTTCTATTGTTTCTGTCCCCCAAGGAAATCTGTAACTTAAGTTAaatcctcttcttccttcttcatccTGAAAGTCACTGCTGCTGAAGTTAGATGGGCCTACTGCAAACTGAAAACACCATAGGAGAGGATCACTACTGTGTATGCTGTATTAACCACATAATCTGTAATGCAAGCCCAAGTCTAGGATTGTCAGCAAGAGATTTTGATGAATTACAGCCCAAATCTCTTTATTGTTTCACAGCATTTTAATCTCAAATCaattacaaacacaaaacatttgcCTGTCTGCAAGTCATGTTGTAAACTACTTAACAGGTTTGTCATAAACTTACTTAGTTTTTTGGTTTCTCACAAGAAATATATGCAATTCCATGGCAAGAACAGGCATGCAACATAATGCCACCAAATTCATCAGGGTGTCTATCCCCGCTGTTTGAGATACAAAGGACCAGGCCAAGACTTCCCGCTCGTACGCTGCTGTTACCTTTCTCCACCATTGAAGCCTCTGGCGTAACCAGTAATCCAGCCACTGTCCTGCAGTTCTGGGAGAACTAAACCATGCAAGCAAAGACGTGGTCCTCTCGCCTATTCTTTAAACAATAGCAAGGTCAGCAAGTTAACTCCTTAAAAAACAACAGGGAAAAACCAAGAGACACTATTCAAAAATAATCCAAGAGTGAAACGAGCACAAACAGTTTGTTTAGGTATGAAAAGGGATTAATTCTTCTGCTACTCTACCTTCTAAGGTTTTTGTTGTGCTGTTCACTTTCGGGAAGAGAGTGAAAACATACTCCAACCTGAGCCAGGCCACACGGCAGTCTTTTGTTCGTCAATTCTAAGCAGCTTGTATATTGTGCCAACGCACCTGTCAACAGACAAATTGCTGATCCTAGTAGccacagaggaaataaaataatttgttattgtTGCTATGTGCAGTCCAATTAGCATCGGTGCTTTGCAGAGATCAGCTCAGCAGTGCAGCCTGATTTCTCCCGCTACTTTGGCAACTGCACCTTCAACGTGCCTTTCCCCCAATTACAAGGAAAAGCATCCGATGCGCAACTTCAGCATTCGTACTGCTCGGGTGTTTGAAAAGGACACAACCTCACACCGTGCACACGAAACATCCCCAGAACTCTAACacaatgaaatatttcctgctGCTTCGCTCCCGGTAAGAAAACAGCGAGCAGGCTGCCGGGAGCGCCGCTCAACCCGCTGAAGGACCAGAGACGCACCGGGCAGGAGGCTCTCCCGGAGCGCCCCCGCGCTCCGCAGCTCTTCCTCCGCAGCCGGGTCGCCCCGGAGGGCTCCGCGCAGCGTCTCCGGGTGCAGCAGCCGCAGCTCCGGCCCGGCCCGCGGGGcgccggcggcgggcgggccgtGGAGCGGGGCGTCCACCGCGAACACCTGCTCCCGGGAAGCCACCGTGGAGTCCCACCACTGGGCCGCCAGGTTGTCCCGCAGCCCCACGCCCAGCGGCCCGAAGGCCGGGGGGCAGCCGCTGAGGTAAGCCCGCCAGGGCCGCGGCTCCGCGCCGCCCCGCAGGAAGTGCCGCCGCCGGCaaacctccagcagctcctccccgCTCGCCGCCTCAGCGCCGCCGGTCACCGCCGCCGCGTAGGGCCGCGCCGGGGACGCGGCCTCCAGCCCCTCCGCGATCCCCAGCCGCCGCCTCAACACGGGAGCGCGGCGGCACCACCGGCCGCCTTGGCCGCCACCCAGCGCCATGTTCCGCGCCTCCCGCCGCCCTCATGCCTGGGGGGTGGGGTGTCAGTGCAGGCAGTGCGCATGCGCAGTGTGTCATGAGGAGCGGGGGGCGCGGCAGCCGCGCATGCGCGGTGGCACCCGGCGACCCGCCCGTGTCGTCGTGTGTCGTGTGCCCCGCGGCCGGGCCTGGCTGAGGCAGCGGCCGGTCCTCCCCTCTCCGCCCCGGCCCCCTCGCACCGCTCTGTGGGCTACAAGCGGGTGGTGTGTGTAGACCCAGCCCTTCGCTGTCACGGGAGCACATCGCAGCTGCAGAGGGAGATTTATGGGGGAAAACCCCACACGAAGCTCGCTATACAGAGCAGCTGTGCGTTGCTTTGCAGGCCTGGGGCAACATAAAGCCTCTCTCCGCAGAAGGCAGAGCTCAGCTCCCGGTACAGCCCAGAGCGGAGCGGTGGAAATTTCCATCCGTGCTTCGTCACCATCTTGTACCAGGGCCAGAAGGTGGAGCTTCAGAGAGGAGGAACAGTTCTGCGAACTGGCTGTCACGGAAGATTCCCGTAAAGTCCCAGTGAGCGGGAATAATCTCGGTGTGGGTGCCTGATCTCCAGCCCGCGGGCTGCAAACACAGCGCGTTAGTGGGGCACCGGGTCAgcggaggagctgctgctcccggtGCACAAACGACTTCCAACTTCCATTCCTATGGCAGATTGGACACGAGCTCTAAACTACCAGAGTTTGTTGTGAAAGCTGTGTAGCAGAGCTctttttttatatgtttttctgTGCAAATATTAAGAAGGGTGCCCCCCTTCCCCTGAGCAAGTCTCTTCCACCTCAGGAACGCTTCCCCTAGGTGATGGGCATTTGGAAACACTGTAGGGCAAAAGAATTCAAGATGGGGCCCTGTTCCTCAGAGTTGAATAAAAAGTACCCGGAGCACACCTGCAGGAGACAGAACCTTGGAGGCCAAGCTTAAAATCACTGCAGCTTCTATCAAGGTAGATTTGGCAGGTGCCAACTTCCACCTAATTACACTGAAGGCCACCAGGAATCTACAACCTTGAACAACTTGTACTGAGAAGGCACCAGGTGCAGCTCTTCCCATCATTTCCTGATTAAGCTTCCAAAGCACATTTTCAACCACTGGGACCTGCAAACACCTATCTAGGTTTCCCTTCAACAGATGTGGTTTGTGCCATCTCCCATCTCCAGGCAGAAAGAGGCTTATTTGTTCTTTGCACCAGTTAAAAATTACCCCAATCTGTCAATGTTAATTTACAAGTTGTGAattttttgtgtgcattttttaGTATAAAGTTTTCCAACAAAAACTTTTCATGCATTGTTTTGGGTAACTGACCTAGGAAGCTAGCAATTAACACACaagatttaaaatacaaataaccaTCTACCTCCTTGTCTTCAACACAAATGGCACTAGCaaggggaattctgcaaatacaattaaaaagaCCTTCCCTTGCCAACAGCAGTTTTAGACTCGAGTGTAGTTATTTCAGGACTTCATCTGGAGTTGTCAGTACTTTGTGGTCATTCACTGTTGCCGTCAACTGATAAAACTCCatagaaaagacagaaataaataattacgAGGCAGGTTAGGCTGTGGTTAAGAGCAGCACAAGATGAGcctcagagagaagaaaaaaatcacagttaaGCACAGACTAgcaaaaaaatatgaagtataGAAGAAACAGTGTGACTGGAGTTCAAGATAGCCTAGACAGAACCTCGCCTTGATTCTTGCTGATTCAGCCTTTATTTCATCAAGCTGTAGTTAAGCATTGTTAAACCTGAAACTAATTGTTACTGATAAACAAGTGAGAGGAAGGATCTGAAAGTATTAACTGGAATTTGAATACTCTGTACTTGAAAGCATTAAGTACTTTAACCCCAGGACCAAGTACTattccagctctgctcctcagcAAGGAAAGGCTGTTGCTTTGCTCAGCAGGGGCAGTGCCTTAGAGTCTGTTGCATCTACTAGAAGCcttggggggagaaaaaaatttgTTATGTTAATAAACCAACAGCCCACTTCCCTCCTCC is part of the Columba livia isolate bColLiv1 breed racing homer chromosome 18, bColLiv1.pat.W.v2, whole genome shotgun sequence genome and harbors:
- the MILR1 gene encoding allergin-1 isoform X1, which encodes MLFLTSLLFSYCKPRTYFLCITNPSNREPLFLVCKLSFLLLVQMSQQIQKTTANGKEMLSNPRLLPLEGTSNVMMKQNVSLSCHVDSGSPPVRYTLFKHNKKVSTLNRPDLTPGLFNLTINSESDVGEYKCKAENNITNGGKYSNSLRFTLIEPISKPVLSSLTSQAKKGQNVTLSCLSVNGSLPITYIFFKGKRSISQPVKMQKREAAMIFLFINSSSDFGTYKCRAENSFRNNTKYSNSFNFTLAEERRHSQPLIISLVLILLLFVIGFALAIPFFIIPSYKAKKFKSTRPSAGLTSTMNAEEAEDDVIYAEIEPVKPEEEYINISVIRREDEEAEKRTCATVYSKALIRD
- the MILR1 gene encoding allergin-1 isoform X4 yields the protein MLFLTSLLFSYCKPRTYFLCITNPSNREPLFLVCKLSFLLLVQMSQQIQKTTANGKEMLSNPRLLPLEGTSNVMMKQNVSLSCHVDSGSPPVRYTLFKHNKKVSTLNRPDLTPGLFNLTINSESDVGEYKCKAENNITNGGKYSNSLRFTLIEPISKPVLSSLTSQAKKGQNVTLSCLSVNGSLPITYIFFKGKRSISQPVKMQKREAAMIFLFINSSSDFGTYKCRAENSFRNNTKYSNSFNFTLAEKFKSTRPSAGLTSTMNAEEAEDDVIYAEIEPVKPEEEYINISVIRREDEEAEKRTCATVYSKALIRD
- the MILR1 gene encoding allergin-1 isoform X2, whose translation is MLFLTSLLFSYCKPRTYFLCITNPSNREPLFLVCKLSFLLLVQMSQQIQKTTANGKEMLSNPRLLPLEGTSNVMMKQNVSLSCHVDSGSPPVRYTLFKHNKKVSTLNRPDLTPGLFNLTINSESDVGEYKCKAENNITNGGKYSNSLRFTLIEPISKPVLSSLTSQAKKGQNVTLSCLSVNGSLPITYIFFKGKRSISQPVKMQKREAAMIFLFINSSSDFGTYKCRAENSFRNNTKYSNSFNFTLAEERRHSQPLIISLVLILLLFVIGFALAIPFFIIPSYKAKKFKSTRPSAGLTSTMNAEEAEDDVIYAEIEPVKPEEEYINISVIRREDEEEKRTCATVYSKALIRD
- the MILR1 gene encoding allergin-1 isoform X3 gives rise to the protein MLFLTSLLFSYFQMSQQIQKTTANGKEMLSNPRLLPLEGTSNVMMKQNVSLSCHVDSGSPPVRYTLFKHNKKVSTLNRPDLTPGLFNLTINSESDVGEYKCKAENNITNGGKYSNSLRFTLIEPISKPVLSSLTSQAKKGQNVTLSCLSVNGSLPITYIFFKGKRSISQPVKMQKREAAMIFLFINSSSDFGTYKCRAENSFRNNTKYSNSFNFTLAEERRHSQPLIISLVLILLLFVIGFALAIPFFIIPSYKAKKFKSTRPSAGLTSTMNAEEAEDDVIYAEIEPVKPEEEYINISVIRREDEEAEKRTCATVYSKALIRD
- the POLG2 gene encoding DNA polymerase subunit gamma-2 isoform X2: MALGGGQGGRWCRRAPVLRRRLGIAEGLEAASPARPYAAAVTGGAEAASGEELLEVCRRRHFLRGGAEPRPWRAYLSGCPPAFGPLGVGLRDNLAAQWWDSTVASREQVFAVDAPLHGPPAAGAPRAGPELRLLHPETLRGALRGDPAAEEELRSAGALRESLLPGERTTSLLAWFSSPRTAGQWLDYWLRQRLQWWRKFAVGPSNFSSSDFQDEEGRRGFNLSYRFPWGTETIETLKNLGDTELLLMYPGDNSKLLGRDGRKNVIPHVLSVSGNLDRGALAYLFDSLQLAENPLTKKKDSQRKVLKLHPCLAPLKVALDVGKGPTTEMRQVCQGLFNELSENKISVWPGYLETVHVSLEQLYSKYDEMSVLFTVLITDATLENGVVQLRSRDTTMKEMMHISRLKDFLSKYVTAAKNV
- the POLG2 gene encoding DNA polymerase subunit gamma-2 isoform X1, whose translation is MALGGGQGGRWCRRAPVLRRRLGIAEGLEAASPARPYAAAVTGGAEAASGEELLEVCRRRHFLRGGAEPRPWRAYLSGCPPAFGPLGVGLRDNLAAQWWDSTVASREQVFAVDAPLHGPPAAGAPRAGPELRLLHPETLRGALRGDPAAEEELRSAGALRESLLPGALAQYTSCLELTNKRLPCGLAQVGVCFHSLPESEQHNKNLRRIGERTTSLLAWFSSPRTAGQWLDYWLRQRLQWWRKFAVGPSNFSSSDFQDEEGRRGFNLSYRFPWGTETIETLKNLGDTELLLMYPGDNSKLLGRDGRKNVIPHVLSVSGNLDRGALAYLFDSLQLAENPLTKKKDSQRKVLKLHPCLAPLKVALDVGKGPTTEMRQVCQGLFNELSENKISVWPGYLETVHVSLEQLYSKYDEMSVLFTVLITDATLENGVVQLRSRDTTMKEMMHISRLKDFLSKYVTAAKNV
- the POLG2 gene encoding DNA polymerase subunit gamma-2 isoform X3, encoding MALGGGQGGRWCRRAPVLRRRLGIAEGLEAASPARPYAAAVTGGAEAASGEELLEVCRRRHFLRGGAEPRPWRAYLSGCPPAFGPLGVGLRDNLAAQWWDSTVASREQVFAVDAPLHGPPAAGAPRAGPELRLLHPETLRGALRGDPAAEEELRSAGALRESLLPGALAQYTSCLELTNKRLPCGLAQVGVCFHSLPESEQHNKNLRRIGERTTSLLAWFSSPRTAGQWLDYWLRQRLQWWRKFAVGPSNFSSSDFQDEEGRRGFNLSYRFPWGTETIETLKNLGDTELLLMYPGDNSKLLGRDGRKNVIPHVLSVSGNLDRGALAYLFDSLQLAENPLTKKKDSQRKVLKLHPCLAPLKVALDVGKGPTTEMRQVR